GATGCGTGTCTGTCGCAACCTGTGGATCGACGAGGTGCGCTCCCGCAAAGTACGCCGGGTGGCGAGCAGTGACCCAAGCCTGGCGGACGAGCAAGTCGTCGAAGGCGAAGCGGAACAGATCGGCAAGTTGTCATTACGCGAAGTGCAAGCCGTGATGACCGGCATGCCGGACGAACAGCGTGCCGTGTTGTTGCTGGTGGCCGTGGAAGGTTATTCATACAAGCAGGCAGCGGCAGAACTCGACATACCGATAGGCACGATCATGAGCAGACTGGCACGCGCGCGCGCCGCAC
The DNA window shown above is from Woeseia oceani and carries:
- a CDS encoding RNA polymerase sigma factor gives rise to the protein MNKQQGHSSGDRQRELLAILPNLRRFALSLAGSLADADDLLQSTVERVLQRGLPDEAELLPWTMRVCRNLWIDEVRSRKVRRVASSDPSLADEQVVEGEAEQIGKLSLREVQAVMTGMPDEQRAVLLLVAVEGYSYKQAAAELDIPIGTIMSRLARARAALADRIER